TAATTAGTGTAAACTCGTTTATGCCCACTCATGGCCAGTATGACCGCAAACTCTGTCGTCTCGCCTACATGATGTGCGTCCACTCCCACAGTTTTCCCCCTACTCTGGCGAGGCCTCCAGTACTTCCGAATATTTTGTTCGGATtatttgccatcaaggataaattAGCATACTGCGCACGAACATATGTGATAAAAGTTCCTACGATTTGACACAACAGAGGTAGAGCAACATGAAAAATAAAAGATCATGCTTCTAATCTTCAGACTTCTGTAGTTTTAAAAAATGGCGATAACCTTACAACATTTTTCAGACTCCCGTCCTAATTGAAAATGATTGTTGCATTAAGGAACACCTATGGAATCCAAAAAAACACTAACAACAAGCAACCGTGACATGGATGGCTACCTTATTGCTTTGGAAGTGGATGGCATGAGCCGTCGCCCAGATGCACGAAACAGTCCCAGCCATGCACAGCTAGCCGAGAAACATTGGGTCAAAACAAGGGTGTTGGTACCTTGAGCAACGACGCCATCACGTTGACAAATGCCCAACCCAACTGCTCGTGGCCATCCTCGGCCACCacctgcactagtagaaaagggggcttttgtcccggttggtaagtcCCGGAATAGTAGTACAAGCGCATGTAGAAAATGAAATTCTCAAGGTGCATAAGGATGTGCTATTATCTTGCTGCTAGAAAATGTAGCGCTCAAGGTACATATAGATATGTCATTGTCTTGCTGTTAAATGGACTGCTTGCTTTATTAGCTGGATCAGGAAACCTAAGCTCTTTCCTTCCCCTACACAACTCAAGCTCGTCCCTCACCGGCTAAAGCAAACTCCACCAAGATCCACCATTCCCCCGCAGTCAATTCTTCCCCCGAAGAGATCTTGCCGCTCATTCCTGGCTTCCATTGCGGAGAGCAGATCATCACATAGATTGCCCATAGTGGGGCGAATGCCGACAATCTGCCCCCGGTCACCTGCAACCACAAGAGTCCCTTTAGTATGAATCTGATTCACACCATAACCATTTGCAACAGTCCAGTCCTCTAATCCAAGCCCATCATAATTCTCAATAGTCATTAAAATATGGAATCAACATAGCTAACAATCTATCATCTATCCAAAATTGGCACCTATGCTTATCATACATGCCGGAACAAAATAGCTACAATGTTGCTGTCAAGATAACATTTTGGAAGCATTTTCTCTCAAATCAGTATTAATAGATCAGGCACTGACAGAATGATTATGGTAGTGTAAACCAGACGAAATGACATGGCACACACACCAATCTATTCAGGAGTGTTACATTAATCCAACAATTTGTTTAGCGCATGGTAGCTATATAAATAGTCCAGATAACATTCGTGTTGACAGAAATTAGCAATGCTCCCAACTACATACAAAATTGGCTAGAGAGAATTTCCTAGCATGCTGAGTTTCCAAAGATTGGACTTCTTAATAATGACACACCTTCGCATACATGCAAGAGCTTTAGGGTCGATCAGGCCATAGATTGCTTCGATGCTGGCGACGAACCTTCCGTTCGAGCTTCTATCGCCCCTCCGTCGCACATATTTGTCCGTCTCCACTCACTCCCCTCATAGGCGGCAGCTGCTCGACATGTTGAGCACTCATGGCTGTCTCCACTCACTCCCCTCATAGGAATAGTGAACCGTAAAAATATTTTCAGAGTATTAGGCTTGTATCATGAATTATGTTCGCTTCTATCAACGCTTCAAGACGCAAAGCTTTTTGTGTTTGCTAAGAAGACTAAGCAAATATGAAGGTAAAAGGAAATCATCAATATAATTCCGCAAAAACTACTACATGGAACGGACATGAAATGTTGCGGAAATTGCTGAAACTTACTTTTCTGGAACAACGATATAGAGTGTTCACTACTGACTTGCACGTACTTTGCAATCAGAAAAAAGCTTCATCAAGTATGTAGACGCGGCGAAAGGGAATACAACATACAAAAGCTAGATACAGAATTCCAGAGTAAAGCTAGATGGAGCTAACACGACACAATATGCTTCATCGTTTAGCAGGTACTCCCATGCATATACTAAATCATATGGACATACACTTCAACCATCATAACTATGCCAGAACCGGAACTGGTTTGTTCTTACATGTCATTTCCAGTGAGAAAAGGGGATGCTATAGATTCCAAGTCGCAAAAATTGTCTTAGAATTATAAGAAGCAAACTAAAAATTATAAATAATCAGAAGAAGTGCTCCCGCTGAGCGAAAACACATTGCATCTGAACAATGCAACTGCAGCACATAAGCTAGCACCTTATTCATGCTTTAAAGAAGGTGTACAGTTTGACCACCTACTGGTAGCTACTATACACATTCACAAGACATTAGGCGTTTCATGCAATATTTTTCTAGGCAACAAAACATTGCTATATGACGTAACTCGTAGTAGTAGGTAAATTCACAAACTGTGTATGTCGTATCAATGACTCTGCTGTAATCAAACTTTGAAGCTACAATCAGATAATAGAATAATATGAACTTCAGTTAACTGATGTAAAATAACGAAAAGAGGCATGTCTAAAGAACACAATGGAAGCATAGAATAAATGCATCTAGAAGATTACACACGATCTAATCATATACCTTGCCACCCAAAATCTTCCCTTTGTCGTATCAATGAGTTTGATGTAAATGAGGAAGTAGTAATTTTTGCATGTACTCTAGGTGTTTTGTCATCAGTTGAACGACAAGCTTCTTCATTTTTGGAAACTACATGAACAAGACAACACAATTGTTCACAGTAAGTTAGTAACCCTAAAGGATCTACCTGCTCGGAGAAATTCATAAGAACAAACTGCATATACAGTAAAACACAACGAGCTCTGAATCAAAGTATAACTATTTGAAAATCTTTGGAGAAGGTTCGAAGGAAAGCAAGCAATACATCCTTGCATCACTACTCGGGGTCACTAACGGAGATGCCAATTCCTTCGAGCAGGGGAAAGGGGAATTGAAGGTGCTCAGCACAAGAACTGGAAGGGGGGAGGAATGAAAACCTCAAACCCTACAATTTGAAGAGCATAGGATATATGTTTAGGCACTCACagaaatcatcaccggaggtcgTGTACAGATACAAATAGGTGGTGGCATCGCCATCTCAGCTCGGTTGTCCAAGCAACACAGAATGTCCTGATCACCACACAGTTGCAATTTAAAGTGTGGGCAACTCTGCAAAATAAAATTATATGTCTCATATCCAAGGATTTAATTGGGAGTTTATTCTGCACCATTTGTGAAAACACACACTCGCAAGCAATTCGTTGAGTAGACACCGTGAAATAAAATTATATTGTGAAGAATACTATTTATCAAACAGGTGAAACAAACTAATCAGGTGCATCCCCGTAAGCAAAGAAAAAGGCAGACCAAAATCTATAGGATATGAGACATATATACGTCATAATACCTTGACTTTCTTCCAGAGACTAAACATTGGTTTGTGGACTAAAAACTCAGAGAAAATATTACCAGAATGGGTAAATGAGTAATGCAGCAAACATTCACATTACTGAGATAGAACACATGTCCAGTGCATATAGTTATAAACAACCATACTTATATATTTTCCATGTGAGAGAAATATATTAGGTTATGAAAGCAAGCACCGTCGTTCGTGATTTTAACGCACACGACTGATGTCATGTCACAATGTTGCCAACCGGCTTGCCCATGACACGGCTAGATTCTGTCACCTCAGTCTTTGTAATCTCATCCTGTTAGGCCATGCCACATCTTGCAATGTTGTGAGTAGATGGCAAATAAGATGTAGCAGTGTATAATGGAATTAGGGGTGGATCAGAAACCTGACATGCACGGGGGAGGTACTCTGCCCGCCACTTCCCATCCCTTGAGGGGGCGTGGAGAGATCTCTCGGCGACCATCACCTTGACGCTCGGCCCACGAGACAGCCATGGATAGATTCTCACATGCGTCGATGCCACGCGCACGACGCCACGACCGCAGCTGCTACAGCCTGGCCTCTCCTACAAGCAAAAAAGTAAATCACACCAAAATCAACACAAAAGGCGCACCAAATCAAGTCGAGAAGTGAGAGTGTAAGGGATTCATCGTACCTGCTCCGAGAGACGGCGGTGGCGATCCGGagagacagcggcggcggcggcgatccgtagagacggcggcggcggcggcgatccggagagacggcggcggcggcggcgatccggagcggcggtggcggtggcggcgatcCGGAGAGGGGCGGCGGTGAGGGGATCGTCACACGTGCGTGCGGGTGGGCTGGAGGGGATAGTGCGTGGCGTGGGGTGGGGTGGGGATAGTGTTGGTTTTTTTTCGTaggttttttttagatttttttcccCGGTTTTTTTCTGGATCGACCGTGTGGGAGGTGGGAATCAAGCGTGTAGGAACCTCGCATGGGCATCTTTTTTTTATCGGAAAgtgtaacgcccacacgtgtgggcgttagccaactcacccacacgcctccatcaccgtccagtaacttCTGCACGAATTTTGGCACGAATTAGTTGATTTTGtatgccacgtaggacaactcgcgtgtgtggtgtgtgagagaggtcgcccacacatccgttttaccacacggaggggccggtgtgtgggcgtttagcagttcgcccacacaccagttttcagtcacgcacaagggctggtgtgtgggcgtttgccatctcgcccacacgcccgcctcctctcccacactcaagctgccagttgccatgcgttttgcagtgtacatggcaactgccctagtgtgattgCAGGCAGATGGCAACActcttttttttacccgaacatgtcagttgccatatgttttgcatggtacatggcaaactgccctagcgtgcacgtaagcagatggcaactctttctttttacatggcaactgccctagcgtgcttgtgagcacatggcaactctctcttttacccgaacatgtttttttttcATGCCTTTTTTTGTAGcgatacatggcaactgcctagtgttagtaggtggcaactcctaaagttttgaaatcatggcaactgcagtagaccagaccacacatggcaaccgctgtagttgtccaaaaaatggcaatctggaactttgacctgagatggcaactgcagttgagcaaacatggcaactgtagttgtccgacatggcaaccgtagttcagcgacatggcaactgcacttaaacgaacatggacgagggtccggcccatggcaactgcgggcgcgcggtaaagtgtcacgtggggcgtgtgggaccacgaggtacgaggcctgacgtaccgggcgtgtgggcgttatctatttcgcccacacgcacgcgtgtaagagggaccgggagggaaaaaagaggcgtgtgggcgctagttgttttgcccacacacagacgtgtgggctggtccttttaggcaccacacagaacgtgtgggcagattccttaacgcccacacgtgtagcAGTTATCGGCGTCCTTTTTTATTGGTTCGGcgctggtacgtgggaggggggaaTGAGGACAAAAAAAACCGGGtttggtgggacgaaaataaacccggaacggagactaccaactgagacattaggagtagagataatggGTAGTGTCATATCTCaactcctaatgtctgagttggtagTCTCGCCTCACTCCAGTTAATTCTTCCTCACTGTTTTTTTATCCCACCAACACATTTAAACTGTATTTTACCCACGATCTATTTAAACCGATTTTATCTGCCAATAAGATCAATTTTCAGTTTATTTGGTAACTTTTATATGGAaaagaataaatcatgatcaaTCTTTAATTAATTTCTGAATATCAAATCTATACTATTAAAACATAATCTCTACTTTTATATGGAAAAGAATCTCCCTCGTACTACCCCATGCAAAAATAGATCGAAGGAAACATCCACCCTCTACTCGCACGATCTCCACCTCCACCCGGACTTTCCGCTTCCCCAGACACAACCCATCTGCACCCCGTCTCCTGCGCCCaactcctaatgtctgagttggtagTCTCGCCTCACTCCGGTTAATTCTTCCCACCGTTTTTTTTATCCTGCCAACACATTTAAATAGGATTTTACCCACGATCTATTTAAACCGATTTTATCTGCCAATAAGATCAATTTTCAGTGTATTTGGTAACTTTTATATGGAATAGAATAAATCGTGATCAATCTTTAATTAATTTATGAAGATCAAATCTGTACTATTAAAACAGAATCTCTACTTTTATATGGAAAAGAATCTCCCTCATACTACCCCACGCAAAAATAGATCAAAGGAAACATCCACCCTCGACTCGCACGATCTCCAACTCCACCCAGACTTTCCGCTTCCCCAGACAAGACCCATCCGCACCCCGTCTCCCACGCCCACCAAGCGCCTCCCTGTCCATAGGACGACGCACTCTCCGGCGAACCCCCGATACCTCCTCTTCCGTGCGAGTGACTCCCTCTACGCCCATCTTTTATGTGCCGCCCCGCCCGTGGACCTTTCCATAGTTGCCAAGTTCCCGGGACGATGGGGTCGAGGGACGGGAACGAGGGTCGAGAATCGCCAGGTAGGAATAGCATGGAACGATGGGGGTATACATCTTTCGAGCAAACTGATCGATAGGTGGAACGTGACCCAATCAATTTGGGAACGATGACCCGGGAATGATGGGGCGTGTCGAGGAACGCAGGAGGTGCATTAGTTAGGAATCTATAAATCACCGTGACAGAAAAAAGGATGAAATTGATTGATTCCATTATACTGGTAGCAGATCGCTAATTACATGGCTTGATTGTAGGTAAGCCACTTATCTACGTTACCTATACTTGGCTGTTTTTTCCATGATCGAGGAAAGTGTGGAACATCCAAATACAAGTGCAAGCCACATAAAGCATGCGACATCTGCGGATGAACTTCATGAACCGCGCGCCGTAGCCCAGTATGACATCGGCCGGCGCGTCCCAGAGGTTGCTCCGCTCCGTGAGCAGCTCGAGCTCTACGGCGACGCCGGCCCTCACCCTGCCCGAGCGCGCCGCCTCGCCGACGAGGCTCCCGACGCGCCgcagcagctcgtacagcggcgcGGTGAGGAAGCACCACAACGCCTGGACGCCATGGACTCCTGGTAAATCTCAGCGTCTCGATGAATCAATACCTCCTGTTTCTGTCTGCGATGGTAAATTGGAATCGAGATGTTTTGATTTTTGTTGTCGCTGAAGTGGTCCGTATCCTAGCGTCCGGGGTCGCGTCCCCGACATCGGCTCTGGTCGTTCCCCTCGTCGACCCCGACCCTCGATGCGGGACGACGAACCCGGTTCAAGGGTCGCTGCCTCGTTCCCCGATCCCGGCAACTATGGACCTTTCGCCATGGCCGCAGGGTACGCATGGTCGGGACCGGCACTGCACCACAACGGTGCAGGCAGCGAAGAAGGTCTAGGACGAGAGGCACGGCCGCGCaggtcaaggaggaggaggagggctcgGCGGAGTGTGCGCTTGCCAGAATGCCCATGTCATGTCGATGGGCGCCACCGCTCTCGTTGGCGGGGACAATTTCGTCGTGCCCCATCGCCCCCAAATCCCAACCACCTCGATGTCGATCCCGTGTCTATCCCAAAGAAATCGCTGCagtcggcctcctccttcctcgctcGCCTCGGGCAATCCGACGTCTCCTTCTGTCCTCTCACCCACGGGGgcgaatagctcccatgcgacgtcgttggtgTGAATTGTCTCTCATGCGATGTCGTTGGTTGTAATAGCTCTCATGCGACATCTGCGTTGGAAAAAATAGCTCCAACGCGACACTGCTGCCTAATCCAAAGACACATGTTTAAAACTCGAATCAGGTGAGCGGGCCCACAACATGGGGCCCACTAACTTATCCAACTCAGCATTGGTTaggtgagcgggacccacagcgtgggacccactaacttatccaggtCAGCATTGGTACAAGAGGACACCGAGCTGTGCAGCACCCGAGCCCATCCTCCCCCGCCCCCCCTACCCGaccgttgttcttcttcttctccggcgacgacgcGCAACAACGCCGTTCCGGGCCGCGACCTAGCGATGTCGAGCTCCGCTTCAGCCTCCCGCCGCTCATGGCCGCGCTATGGCGCAGTGCCCATGACAAGGTGCCCTGCATGCCCACGTATCGCACCCCTGAAGCGGCTAGTCATAACCACCGACAAGAATGGCAACCTTGGGCGGGaattcgtgaaatgcgagagcaaaccagagcagggaaaggtgagattttacttctcaatatgccaattttgatttttgtctcccaatttcatattttcccatttttcatcggatttgggatttagggttcatctttACGATTTCAGAAATTGAAGCAATGCACCCATTTTGAGTGGCTAGATGAGTACATAGAGCGGATTCAACTGGAGGGTGCATCAGGGGAGCTCGATTTACCGTTGGAGGCGGAGAAGTTGGGCAAGTTTGGATCGGGCGCGTCTGGATCTGGGGCCCCTCGATCCGCCCATTCCATTGGTGCTACTGTGGGGGATGCAGGAGTGACGGCAGAGCTGAAGAAGCTGAACAAGCAGATGAAGAAACTCATCAAGTTGCAGAAGCAGGGCAATTTGATGGGGCTGATGGCCGGACTTTTTTATGTTTGTGTAATTGCTCTCGCATTTGTTTATGTGATGATAATTAGTCGTAAGTGAATAGATTGGGTATCATTTGTAATCGTAATGATATGGATATTTGAATAAAAGTGTTGCGCTGTACGAATTCGGCATGTCTTCTCCACTCTGTTTCGGCCCCTTTTTTCAGTTCTTCAGTTCGtcatcagtttcagtttcagtgatagagagagaaaagaaaaaaaggtccgtccacagttgcccgaaaaggccaggcccatatagaagttaggcagggccgaatagaacatacccaggcccattgataaaagaagtgtagctagtgcaaaaaaaagtgcacacggtcattgacatcgatatatcttttcggctttaggttatttcacaaattttaaatttctgcagtcaccttttttgagataactcatctgataattatttgagctatttttatgcataagctatcgtgtccgatggtagggtcccgtgttgtttcggctaaaacaaaaggttggttctagttagcagtctaacttgcagtctttgtgaaccaaaaaagttgcaactgtttggttctagtttatttcaaccaagcatcattttttaaaaaatttgatttgtgctatggtgttttcaaagtttttactcgtgtgtttcaaccgaaaaaggttgtgcccctctcaaaaaaaaagacatctagtgtgcccctagtagcatctccttacaacatagaggggcatccccttacaacatatagtgcataaaacataaaaggaagataattaactagacacgtgctaacaacaacttatatgattggatcatgttttagTGCATTTTTTAGTTCACATGGCCACATAAATAAAATGCAATGGAGAAACTTTAGGCCCGAAAAAACATTAATAGATAGCACAAGAGAGGGGCATCGGGTACCCTagtagcatagatagatagaacatatagaggggcatcaccttacaacatatagttcataaaacatgaaaggaaaataattaaaactagaTAGATAGAAGACACGGGCACACACGCCCGAACCAACACAAACACAAGCTAGTTAGATAGAAAGACTCGCACTCGAACaactccttggcccctcctccttaGCCGGCGCCCCTCACTCGTCGTTCTCCGACATCTGGTAGGGGAGGGTGTGCATGCCGTTGGGGtgagggaagatgtggtggaagttggtgaagatgttgtaggtcgtgaacgcgataaactcgcatccacaccagaacacctcgccgaggaggtggtgagcgtcgtaggggttggtgaaggtgacgtagAGGCCGATGCCGAAGCCGTTGGCGTTGCCATCGTACTGCTCGTGGAGGTGGTGTTGGGAATCGTACCAtaatttttaaaattttcctacgctcaccaagatgcatctatggagtatactagcaacgaggggaaaggagtgcatctacatacccttgtagatcgtgagcggaagcgttccaatgaacgtggatgacggagtcgtactcgccgtgattcaaatcaccgatgaccgagtgccgaacggacggcacctccgcgttcaacacacgtacggtgcagcaacatctcctccttcttgatccagcaagggggaaggagaggttgatggagatccagcagcacgacggcgtggtggtggatgcagcgggatgtcggcagggcttcgccgagcttctgcgagagagagaggtgtagcaggggagaagggaggcgcccaaggctgtgatgttgctgccctccctccccccttttatataggccacctgggagggggggcgctggccacaacccatctagggtgggggcggcggccaaggggggtgccttgcaccccaaggcaagtggggcgcccccaccctagggtttccaaccctaggcgcaggggagaggcccatgggggggcgtccagcccactaggggctggttcccttcccacttcagcccacggggccctccgggataggtggccccacccggtggacccccgggacccttccggtggtcccggtacaataccagtaaccctcgaaactttcccggtggcccaaacttgacttcctatatataattcttcacctccggaccattccggaactcctcgtgaggtccgggatctcatccgggactccgaacaacttttgggtttccgcatacacatatctctacaaccctagcgtcaccgaaccttaagtgtgtagaccctacgggttcgggagacatgcagacatgaccgagacgcctctccggtcaataaccaacagcgggatctggatacccatgttggctcccacatgttccacgatgatctcatcggatgaaccacgatgtcgaggattcaatcaatcccgtatgcaattccctttgtcaatcggtatgttacttgcccgagattcgatcgtcggtatcccaataccttgttcaatctcgttaccggcaagtctctttactcgtaccgcaatgcatgatcccgtgactaacgccttagtcacattgagctcattatgatgatgcattaccgagtgggcccagagatacctctccgtcacacggagtgacaaatcccagtctcgatccgtgccaacccaacagacactttcggagatacccgtagtgcacctttatagtcacctagttacgttgtgacgtttggcacacccaaagcactcctacggtatccgggagttgcacgatctcatggtctaaggaaaagacacttgacattggaaaagctctagcaaacgaaactacacgatcttttatgctatgcttaggattgggtcttgtccatcacatcattctcccaatgatgtgatcccggttatcaatgacatcccatgtccatagtcaggaaaccatgactatctgttgatcaacgagctagtcaactagaggcttactagggacacgttgtggtctatgtattcacacatgtattacgatttccggataacacaattatagcatgaacaatagacaattatcatgaacaaagaaatataataataaccatttattattgcctctagggcatatttccaacagtctcccacttgcactagagtcaataatctagttacattgtgatgaatcgaacacccattgcgtcctggtgttgatcatgttttgccctagggagaggtttagtcaacggatctgctacattcaggtccgtatgtactttacaaatatctatgtctccattttgaacactttcacgaatggagttgaagcgacgcttgatatgcctggtcttcctgtgaaacctgggctccttcgcaagggcaatagctccagtgttgtcacagaagagagtcatcgggcccgacgcattgggaatcacccctaggtcggtaatgaactccttcatccagactgcttcctgtgctgcctccgaggctgccatgtactccgcttcacatgtagatcccgccacgacgctttgcttgcaactgcaccagcttactgctcctccattcaaaatatacacgtatccggtttgtgacttcgagtcatccagatctgtgtcgaagctagcgtcgacgtaaccctttacgacgagctcttcgtcacctccataaacgagaaacatatccttagtcctcttcaggtacttcaggatattcttgaccgctgtccagtgttccatgccgggattactttggtaccttcctaccaaacttacggcaaggtttacatcaggtctggtacacagcatggcatacataatagaccctatggccgaggcataggggatgacactcatcttttctctatcttctgccgtggtcgggcattgagccgtgctcaattgcacaccttgcaatacaggcaagaaccccttcttggactgatccatattgaacttcttcaatatcttgtcaaggtatgtactctgtgaaagaccaatgaggcgtcttgatctatctctatagatcttgatgcctaatatataagcagcttctccaaggtccttcattgaaaaacacttattcaaataggcctttatactttccaagaattctatatcatttcccatcaataatatgtcatccacatataatatgagaaatgctacagagctcccactcactttcttgtaaacacaggcttctccataagtctgtgtaaacccaaacgctttgatcatctcatcaaagcgaatgttcc
This region of Triticum aestivum cultivar Chinese Spring chromosome 2D, IWGSC CS RefSeq v2.1, whole genome shotgun sequence genomic DNA includes:
- the LOC123055663 gene encoding uncharacterized protein: MSSSASASRRSWPRYGAVPMTRCPACPRIAPLKRLVITTDKNGNLGREFVKCESKPEQGKKLKQCTHFEWLDEYIERIQLEGASGELDLPLEAEKLGKFGSGASGSGAPRSAHSIGATVGDAGVTAELKKLNKQMKKLIKLQKQGNLMGLMAGLFYVCVIALAFVYVMIISRK